In Mustela nigripes isolate SB6536 chromosome 12, MUSNIG.SB6536, whole genome shotgun sequence, one DNA window encodes the following:
- the MYOZ3 gene encoding myozenin-3 produces MIPKEQKGPVMAAMGDLAGPAPLLDLGKKLSVPQDLMMEELSLRNNKGSLLFQKRQRRVQRFTFEFAASPRMIVDGSAKGKIMGSKVTGSAELGTVANGPEGQNCRSELHIPPASSQGPEDTQSAAFPTERACSPSALAPGYAEPLKGVPPEKFNHTAIPKGYRCPWQEFISYRDYQSDGRSHTPSLAQYRNFNKTPVPFGGPLVGETIPRAGTPFAPELISGLELLRLRPSFNRVAQGWVRSLPESEEL; encoded by the exons ATGATCCCTAAGGAGCAGAAGGGCCCAGTGATGGCTGCCATGGGGGACCTCGCTGGACCAG CCCCTCTGCTGGACCTGGGCAAGAAGCTGAGCGTGCCCCAGGACTTGATGATGGAAGAGCTCTCGCTACGCAACAACAAAGGATCCCTCCTCTTCCAGAAGAGACAGCGCCGGGTACAGAGATTCACCTTTGAGTTTGCAGCCAGCCCAAGGATG ATCGTGGACGGAAGTGCCAAGGGGAAGATTATGGGGTCGAAGGTGACAGGATCAGCGGAGCTGGGGACG GTTGCCAATGGCCCTGAGGGGCAGAACTGCCGCTCTGAGCTCCACATCCCTCCAGCCTCATCCCAGGGCCCCGAGGATACCCAGTCCGCAGCTTTCCCCACGGAGCGCGCCTGCAGTCCCAGCGCCCTGGCACCAG GCTATGCTGAGCCACTGAAGGGTGTCCCGCCAGAGAAGTTCAACCACACGGCCATCCCCAAGGGCTACCGCTGTCCTTGGCAGGAGTTCATCAGCTACCGGGACTACCAGAGCGATGGCAGAAGTCACACCCCCAGCCTTGCCCAGTATCGAAATTTCAACAA gACCCCGGTGCCCTTTGGAGGACCCCTGGTGGGGGAGACTATTCCCAGAGCAGGCACCCCCTTTGCCCCGGAGCTCATCAGTGGCTTGGAACTCCTTCGCCTCAGACCCAGCTTCAACAGAGTGGCCCAGGGCTGGGTCCGCAGCCTCCCTGAGTCCGAGGAGCTGTAG